In Salmo salar chromosome ssa15, Ssal_v3.1, whole genome shotgun sequence, one genomic interval encodes:
- the ddx23 gene encoding probable ATP-dependent RNA helicase DDX23 isoform X2 produces the protein MMAGDPTDKNNAAETSGVKDKDRERKRSRSRERERKGSPSKDRKPRQRSRERNRSKSAERDRRLKDKEREKEHDRDKNRERGRKDRDKDGHRRDKDCSKKSRSVSPKSKDRIKREKDLKKEEDEEDEKKKKSKVQPLSLEELLAKKKAEEEAEAKPKFLSKAEREAEALKRRQQQTEERKKTIDEDRKKRRMFQDIGRKMMEDPQERDRRERRERMERENNGDQADDGRQKIREEKDKGKELQAIKERYLGGTKKRRRTRHLNDRKFVFEWDASEDTSTDYNPIYKEKHQVQLYGRGFIAGIDLKQQKKDQSHFYVDMMETRRTLEEKEQEEVRLKKVHKKEAKQRWDDRHWSQKKLEEMADRDWRIFREDYSITTKGGKIPHPIRNWKEYNLPPHIVEVIDNCGYKDPTPIQRQAIPIGLQNRDIIGVAETGSGKTAAFLIPLLVWITTLPKDERIEDSDQGPYAVILAPTRELAQQIEEETLKFGKPLGIRTVAVIGGISREDQGFRLRMGCEIVIATPGRLIDVLENRYLVLGRCTYVVLDEADRMIDMGFEPDVQKILEYIPVTNQKPDTDEAEDPEKMKMNFEMGKHKYRQTVMFTATMPAAVERLARNYLRRPAVVYIGSAGKPHERVEQKVLLMGEGEKRKRLLDVLARGFEPPIIIFVNQKKGVDVLAKSLEKMGYNACTLHGGKGQEQREFALSNLKAGAKDILVATDVAGRGIDIHDVSMVLNYDMAKNIEDYIHRIGRTGRAGKSGVALTFLTKEDSSVFYDLKQAFLESPVSTCPPELSNHPDAQHKPGTILTKKRREETIFA, from the exons ATG ATGGCTGGTGATCCAACCGACAAGAACAATGCAGCAGAGACCTCAGGAGTCAAGGATAAGGATCGGGAGCGGAAACGCAGTCGCTCACGAGAGCGTGAACGCAAAGGCTCCCCGTCCAAGGACCGGAAACCTCGCCAGCGCTCTCGTGAACGCAACCGATCCAAATCCGCAGAAAG AGATCGCCGTCTGAAGgacaaggagagagaaaaggagcacGACCGGGacaagaacagagagaggggtcgCAAGGACCGAGACAAGGACGGTCACCGCAGAGACAAAGACTGCAGCAAGAAATCCAG AAGCGTCTCCCCCAAGTCCAAGGACAGGATAAAGAGGGAGAAGGATTtgaagaaagaggaggatgaggaagatgagaAAAAGAAGAAAAGCAAG GTCCAGCCACTGTCTCTAGAGGAACTTCTAGCCAAGAAGAAAGCAGAGGAGGAGGCGGAGGCAAAG cccaaGTTCCTGTCCAAGGCGGAGCGCGAGGCGGAGGCTCTGAAAAGGAGGCAGCAGCAGactgaggagaggaagaagactaTCGATGAGgacaggaagaagaggaggatgttccAGGACATCGGGAGGAAGATGATGG AGGACCCCCAGGAGAGGGACAGACGAGAACGGAGAGAGCGGATGGAGCGAGAGAACAACGGGGACCAAGCGGACGATGGAAGACAGAAGatcagagaggagaaggataaggGCAAGGAGCTCCAGGCCATCAAG GAGCGTTACCTGGGCGGGACCAAGAAGCGCCGGCGGACACGTCACCTGAACGACAGGAAGTTTGTCTTTGAGTGGGACGCCTCTGAAGACACGTCTACCGACTACAACCCCAT TTATAAGGAGAAGCACCAGGTCCAGCTGTATGGCCGGGGCTTCATCGCTGGGATCGACCTCAAGCAACAGAAGAAAGACCAGTCCCATTTCTACGTGGACATGATGGAGACGAGACGCACACTGGAGGAAAAGGAGCAGGAGGA GGTGCGACTGAAGAAGGTTCATAAGAAGGAGGCCAAGCAGCGTTGGGATGACAGACACTGGTCGCAGAAGAAGCTGGAGGAGATGGCGGACAGGGACTGGCGTATCTTCAGGGAGGATTACAGTATCACCACCAAGGGTGGCAAAATCCCCCACCCCATCCGGAACTGGAAGGAGTACAACCTGCCCCCACACATCGTGGAGGTCATCGACAACTGTGGCTACAAG GATCCAACGCCTATCCAGAGACAAGCCATCCCCATTGGCTTACAGAACCGCGACATCATCGGCGTGGCTGAGACGGGTAGCGGTAAAACGGCTGCCTTCCTCATCCCCCTGTTGGTCTGGATCACGACCCTGCCTAAGGATGAAAG GATTGAGGACTCGGACCAGGGTCCGTATGCAGTGATCCTGGCCCCCACCCGTGAGCTGGCGCAGCAGATTGAGGAGGAGACCCTTAAGTTTGGGAAACCTCTGGGCATCCGGACCGTGGCTGTCATCGGAGGTATCTCCAGGGAGGACCAGGGCTTCCGCCTCCGGATGGGCTGCGAG ataGTGATAGCCACCCCGGGTCGTCTGATAGACGTGTTGGAGAACAGATACCTGGTCCTGGGCCGCTGTACTTACGTGGTACTGGATGAGGCTGACCGCATGATAGACATGGGCTTCGAGCCTGACGTGCAGAAGATCCTGGAGTACATCCCCGTGACCAATCAGAAACCAGACACGGACGAGGCAGAGGACCCCGAGAAAATGAAGATGAACTTCGAGATGGGAAAACACAAGTACAGACAG ACGGTCATGTTCACAGCTACCATGCCCGCGGCGGTAGAGCGGTTGGCCCGTAACTACCTGCGTCGTCCGGCCGTGGTGTACATCGGTTCAGCTGGTAAACCCCACGAGAGAGTGGAACAGAAGGTTCTGctcatgggagagggagagaagag GAAGAGGCTGCTGGATGTTTTGGCACGCGGGTTCGAGCCGCCCATCATTATCTTCGTCAACCAGAAGAAGGGTGTCGACGTGCTGGCCAAGTCTCTGGAGAAGATGGGG TACAATGCTTGCACGTTGCACGGTGGCAAGGGCCAGGAGCAGAGAGAGTTTGCTCTGTCCAACCTGAAGGCTGGAGCCAAGGACATCCTGGTGGCCACCGACGTGGCTGGGAGAGGTATCGACATCCACGACGTCTCCATGGTGCTCAACTACGACATGGCCAAGAACATCGAGG acTACATCCATCGTATCGGTCGTACGGGTCGCGCTGGGAAGAGCGGCGTGGCGCTGACCTTCCTCACCAAGGAGGACTCGTCAGTGTTCTACGACCTGAAGCAGGCCTTCCTGGAGAGCCCCGTGTCCACCTGCCCCCCCGAGCTGTCCAACCACCCCGACGCCCAGCACAAGCCTGGTACCATCCTCACCAAGAAGAGACGCGAGGAGACCATCTTCGCCTGA
- the ddx23 gene encoding probable ATP-dependent RNA helicase DDX23 isoform X1 codes for MWDCGSKWQMAGDPTDKNNAAETSGVKDKDRERKRSRSRERERKGSPSKDRKPRQRSRERNRSKSAERDRRLKDKEREKEHDRDKNRERGRKDRDKDGHRRDKDCSKKSRSVSPKSKDRIKREKDLKKEEDEEDEKKKKSKVQPLSLEELLAKKKAEEEAEAKPKFLSKAEREAEALKRRQQQTEERKKTIDEDRKKRRMFQDIGRKMMEDPQERDRRERRERMERENNGDQADDGRQKIREEKDKGKELQAIKERYLGGTKKRRRTRHLNDRKFVFEWDASEDTSTDYNPIYKEKHQVQLYGRGFIAGIDLKQQKKDQSHFYVDMMETRRTLEEKEQEEVRLKKVHKKEAKQRWDDRHWSQKKLEEMADRDWRIFREDYSITTKGGKIPHPIRNWKEYNLPPHIVEVIDNCGYKDPTPIQRQAIPIGLQNRDIIGVAETGSGKTAAFLIPLLVWITTLPKDERIEDSDQGPYAVILAPTRELAQQIEEETLKFGKPLGIRTVAVIGGISREDQGFRLRMGCEIVIATPGRLIDVLENRYLVLGRCTYVVLDEADRMIDMGFEPDVQKILEYIPVTNQKPDTDEAEDPEKMKMNFEMGKHKYRQTVMFTATMPAAVERLARNYLRRPAVVYIGSAGKPHERVEQKVLLMGEGEKRKRLLDVLARGFEPPIIIFVNQKKGVDVLAKSLEKMGYNACTLHGGKGQEQREFALSNLKAGAKDILVATDVAGRGIDIHDVSMVLNYDMAKNIEDYIHRIGRTGRAGKSGVALTFLTKEDSSVFYDLKQAFLESPVSTCPPELSNHPDAQHKPGTILTKKRREETIFA; via the exons ATGTGGGATTGTGGCTCCAAATGGCAG ATGGCTGGTGATCCAACCGACAAGAACAATGCAGCAGAGACCTCAGGAGTCAAGGATAAGGATCGGGAGCGGAAACGCAGTCGCTCACGAGAGCGTGAACGCAAAGGCTCCCCGTCCAAGGACCGGAAACCTCGCCAGCGCTCTCGTGAACGCAACCGATCCAAATCCGCAGAAAG AGATCGCCGTCTGAAGgacaaggagagagaaaaggagcacGACCGGGacaagaacagagagaggggtcgCAAGGACCGAGACAAGGACGGTCACCGCAGAGACAAAGACTGCAGCAAGAAATCCAG AAGCGTCTCCCCCAAGTCCAAGGACAGGATAAAGAGGGAGAAGGATTtgaagaaagaggaggatgaggaagatgagaAAAAGAAGAAAAGCAAG GTCCAGCCACTGTCTCTAGAGGAACTTCTAGCCAAGAAGAAAGCAGAGGAGGAGGCGGAGGCAAAG cccaaGTTCCTGTCCAAGGCGGAGCGCGAGGCGGAGGCTCTGAAAAGGAGGCAGCAGCAGactgaggagaggaagaagactaTCGATGAGgacaggaagaagaggaggatgttccAGGACATCGGGAGGAAGATGATGG AGGACCCCCAGGAGAGGGACAGACGAGAACGGAGAGAGCGGATGGAGCGAGAGAACAACGGGGACCAAGCGGACGATGGAAGACAGAAGatcagagaggagaaggataaggGCAAGGAGCTCCAGGCCATCAAG GAGCGTTACCTGGGCGGGACCAAGAAGCGCCGGCGGACACGTCACCTGAACGACAGGAAGTTTGTCTTTGAGTGGGACGCCTCTGAAGACACGTCTACCGACTACAACCCCAT TTATAAGGAGAAGCACCAGGTCCAGCTGTATGGCCGGGGCTTCATCGCTGGGATCGACCTCAAGCAACAGAAGAAAGACCAGTCCCATTTCTACGTGGACATGATGGAGACGAGACGCACACTGGAGGAAAAGGAGCAGGAGGA GGTGCGACTGAAGAAGGTTCATAAGAAGGAGGCCAAGCAGCGTTGGGATGACAGACACTGGTCGCAGAAGAAGCTGGAGGAGATGGCGGACAGGGACTGGCGTATCTTCAGGGAGGATTACAGTATCACCACCAAGGGTGGCAAAATCCCCCACCCCATCCGGAACTGGAAGGAGTACAACCTGCCCCCACACATCGTGGAGGTCATCGACAACTGTGGCTACAAG GATCCAACGCCTATCCAGAGACAAGCCATCCCCATTGGCTTACAGAACCGCGACATCATCGGCGTGGCTGAGACGGGTAGCGGTAAAACGGCTGCCTTCCTCATCCCCCTGTTGGTCTGGATCACGACCCTGCCTAAGGATGAAAG GATTGAGGACTCGGACCAGGGTCCGTATGCAGTGATCCTGGCCCCCACCCGTGAGCTGGCGCAGCAGATTGAGGAGGAGACCCTTAAGTTTGGGAAACCTCTGGGCATCCGGACCGTGGCTGTCATCGGAGGTATCTCCAGGGAGGACCAGGGCTTCCGCCTCCGGATGGGCTGCGAG ataGTGATAGCCACCCCGGGTCGTCTGATAGACGTGTTGGAGAACAGATACCTGGTCCTGGGCCGCTGTACTTACGTGGTACTGGATGAGGCTGACCGCATGATAGACATGGGCTTCGAGCCTGACGTGCAGAAGATCCTGGAGTACATCCCCGTGACCAATCAGAAACCAGACACGGACGAGGCAGAGGACCCCGAGAAAATGAAGATGAACTTCGAGATGGGAAAACACAAGTACAGACAG ACGGTCATGTTCACAGCTACCATGCCCGCGGCGGTAGAGCGGTTGGCCCGTAACTACCTGCGTCGTCCGGCCGTGGTGTACATCGGTTCAGCTGGTAAACCCCACGAGAGAGTGGAACAGAAGGTTCTGctcatgggagagggagagaagag GAAGAGGCTGCTGGATGTTTTGGCACGCGGGTTCGAGCCGCCCATCATTATCTTCGTCAACCAGAAGAAGGGTGTCGACGTGCTGGCCAAGTCTCTGGAGAAGATGGGG TACAATGCTTGCACGTTGCACGGTGGCAAGGGCCAGGAGCAGAGAGAGTTTGCTCTGTCCAACCTGAAGGCTGGAGCCAAGGACATCCTGGTGGCCACCGACGTGGCTGGGAGAGGTATCGACATCCACGACGTCTCCATGGTGCTCAACTACGACATGGCCAAGAACATCGAGG acTACATCCATCGTATCGGTCGTACGGGTCGCGCTGGGAAGAGCGGCGTGGCGCTGACCTTCCTCACCAAGGAGGACTCGTCAGTGTTCTACGACCTGAAGCAGGCCTTCCTGGAGAGCCCCGTGTCCACCTGCCCCCCCGAGCTGTCCAACCACCCCGACGCCCAGCACAAGCCTGGTACCATCCTCACCAAGAAGAGACGCGAGGAGACCATCTTCGCCTGA